A genomic window from Dermacentor silvarum isolate Dsil-2018 chromosome 9, BIME_Dsil_1.4, whole genome shotgun sequence includes:
- the LOC119464991 gene encoding LOW QUALITY PROTEIN: uncharacterized protein K02A2.6-like (The sequence of the model RefSeq protein was modified relative to this genomic sequence to represent the inferred CDS: deleted 1 base in 1 codon), whose product MGNDDALSRLPLANDRDVSDYVHFFSVVNELPLSADEISQKTSTDGVLSKVLLYTRNGWPAHVTDSELTPYFVRRHELSVDQQCVTWGNRVIVPHCLRKRVLALCHEGHPGVTRMKMLARRYVWWPQLNQDIESVVKSCCTCQLTQNASPKAPLQTWGWGSRRWQRIHLDFAFADNKWLFVLVDAHSKWVEVFVMNSSTTEKTIEKLRRVFASYGLPEEVVTDNGPQFTAKDFTEFLFKNEVQHTRTPPYHPASNGSAERCVQTVKRDLMRQILDVKSSGVSKTLQDCIDLFLFRYRNTPTTTTGQTPAELFLSWTPRTRLTMLQPYLERRMEERFCKVKGKADEKRGSWRAYKPVESVLVQGLRPGEPKWLLGVIEKRCSAVTYIVRVGPGNRFVHVDSLRSRYLESDEQGPSEPPCFVPSSITDPMPEASPTRPPFPVLEPPSSEPPEDSAPSGQRNASPRRDSAPATPLQEPASPLGAQTLRRSTRARKPPDWYRP is encoded by the exons ATGGGAAACGATGACGCGCTTTCGCGGTTGCCGTTGGCGAATGATCGAGATGTCTCAGATTACGTACACTTTttctcggttgtcaatgaacttCCGTTGTCTGCTGACGAGATCAGCCAGAAAACGAGTACGGATGGTGTGCTATCGAAAGTCTTGCTGTACACGAGGAATGGCTGGCCTGCGCATGTAACTGATAGCGAATTGACCCCGTACTTTGTTCGACGGCATGAACTATCTGTAGATCAGCAGTGCGTTACGTGGGGAAATCGAGTAATTGTTCCGCACTGTTTGCGCAAACGAGTATTGGCACTTTGTCATGAAGGTCACCCCGGAGTTACGCGTATGAAAATGCTTGCGCGCCGCTATGTCTGGTGGCCTCAGTTAAACCAGGACATTGAAAGCGTTGTTAAAAGCTGCTGTACTTGTCAGTTGACACAGAACGCTTCACCGAAGGCCCCACTACAAACTTGGGGTTGG GGCAGCCGCAGATGGCAACGAATACACCTGGATTTCGCATTTGCAGACAACAAATGGCTGTTTGTGCTGGTGGATGCACACTCAAAGTGGGTTGAAGTGTTCGTCATGAACTCATCAACGACCGAAAAGACCATCGAGAAGCTGCGCAGGGTGTTCGCATCGTATGGCCTTCCGGAGGAAGTCGTAACGGACAACGGGCCACAGTTCACTGCGAAGGACTTCACAGAGTTCCTGTTCAAGAACGAAGTGCAGCACACCAGGACACCGCCATACCATCCTGCGTCCAATGGAAGCGCCGAGAGGTGCGTCCAGACGGTGAAACGGGATCTTATGAGACAGATTCTCGACGTAAAGTCATCGGGCGTCAGCAAGACCCTACAGGACTGCATAGACCTATTTCTGTTCAGGTACCGGAACACGCCAACCACAACCACGGGACAGACACCAGCAGAACTGTTCCTGTCGTGGACGCCCCGCACTCGCCTGACTATGCTACAGCCATACCTGGAGAGACGTATGGAAGAACGTTTCTGCAAAGTGAAGGGCAAAGCCGACGAAAAAAGAGGGTCGTGGAGAGCTTACAAACCGGTTGAAAGCGTTCTGGTTCAAGGTCTTCGTCCAGGTGAGCCCAAGTGGTTGCTAGGAGTCATCGAAAAAAGGTGCAGTGCCGTTACGTACATTGTGCGTGTAGGACCCGGCAACAGATTCGTGCATGTAGACAGTCTACGTTCACGTTATTTGGAGAGTGACGAACAAGGCCCCAGTGAACCTCCCTGTTTCGTGCCCAGTTCAATTACAGACCCTATGCCGGAAGCGTCTCCAACGAGGCCCCCCTTTCCTGTGCTGGAGCCCCCAAGCTCCGAGCCACCCGAAGACTCTGCTCCCTCGGGACAACGGAATGCCAGTCCACGCCGAGACTCCGCACCGGCGACCCCTCTGCAAGAACCTGCATCCCCTCTAGGTGCTCAGACTCTTCGACGCAGTACTCGCGCAAGGAAACCTCCCGACTGGTACAGGCCATAA